The following proteins are encoded in a genomic region of Ornithinibacillus sp. 4-3:
- a CDS encoding Msr family ABC-F type ribosomal protection protein: MEKICYEIENVEMHYLDKEILKIDRLAVHQFDRIGIVGKNGAGKSTLLKLLTGMIEPTRGRIYRHVSEGYLKQMEMPTEEAADPALIGKLNVPKESSSLSGGEQTRLKLAQLFSDYHEAILIDEPTTHLDRDGIAFLTEELRYYYGALVMISHDRTLLNEIVTTIWEVADGRVQVYTGNYQNYLEQKELEREQQQQAHEQYTKEMARLEKAAEEKLQRAQKITQANRMSKKEAKAKPNKSLMTKSKGTSQKGVQRAAKAIESRMEQMEVVESVKEEQSIIFRPAKTKPLHNKFPIMADRITLQIGSRTLLNEVSFQLPLGKKIALTGKNGSGKSLLLQHIAAYDTRFDISPKVEIGYFQQMSYQFSADETVLQFIKNRSSYEEGFLRSVLHMMQFTGTDIEKRVQDLSGGEAIRLQLCHLFLGAYNVLLLDEPTNFLDVQAIEALEKFILGYEGTILLVTHDQQFMEHVADAVWRIGEKQLHY; the protein is encoded by the coding sequence ATGGAAAAAATATGTTATGAAATAGAAAATGTAGAAATGCATTATTTAGATAAAGAGATTTTGAAAATAGATCGCTTAGCTGTGCATCAATTTGACCGTATTGGTATCGTAGGGAAAAATGGTGCAGGGAAAAGTACCTTATTAAAATTATTGACTGGAATGATTGAACCGACGAGGGGCAGAATATACCGCCATGTATCAGAAGGTTATTTAAAGCAGATGGAGATGCCAACAGAAGAAGCGGCAGACCCTGCATTGATTGGTAAGTTAAATGTACCAAAAGAATCATCATCCTTAAGTGGCGGCGAACAAACAAGATTAAAGCTGGCACAATTATTTTCGGATTATCATGAGGCAATACTCATAGATGAACCAACCACACATTTAGATCGTGATGGAATAGCATTTTTGACAGAGGAGTTACGTTATTATTACGGTGCTTTAGTGATGATAAGTCATGATCGGACACTGCTAAATGAAATCGTTACAACGATTTGGGAAGTAGCAGACGGTCGTGTTCAAGTATATACAGGCAATTATCAAAATTACCTTGAGCAGAAAGAATTAGAACGTGAACAGCAACAACAAGCACATGAACAATATACGAAAGAAATGGCCCGTTTAGAGAAAGCGGCTGAAGAAAAGCTGCAACGCGCACAAAAAATTACCCAAGCAAATAGAATGTCTAAAAAAGAAGCAAAGGCTAAACCAAATAAATCGCTGATGACGAAATCCAAAGGAACAAGTCAAAAAGGGGTACAGCGTGCAGCGAAAGCAATTGAAAGTCGTATGGAACAAATGGAAGTGGTTGAATCGGTGAAAGAGGAACAATCGATTATCTTTCGTCCAGCAAAAACGAAGCCACTTCATAATAAATTCCCAATTATGGCTGATCGAATCACATTACAAATAGGTTCGCGCACTTTGTTGAACGAGGTAAGCTTTCAACTGCCTTTAGGAAAGAAAATAGCGCTTACTGGTAAGAATGGTAGTGGGAAAAGCTTGTTGCTGCAGCATATTGCAGCATATGATACGCGTTTTGATATTTCGCCAAAGGTAGAGATTGGTTATTTTCAACAAATGAGCTACCAATTCAGTGCAGATGAAACTGTACTTCAATTTATTAAAAATCGTTCATCCTATGAAGAAGGTTTCTTACGTAGTGTACTTCATATGATGCAATTTACAGGAACAGATATAGAAAAAAGAGTGCAGGATTTAAGTGGTGGTGAAGCTATACGCCTGCAACTATGTCATCTGTTTTTAGGAGCTTATAATGTTCTATTACTTGATGAACCAACAAATTTTCTAGATGTGCAAGCCATTGAAGCATTAGAGAAATTTATCCTTGGCTATGAGGGAACGATTTTGTTAGTAACACATGATCAACAGTTTATGGAGCATGTGGCAGATGCTGTATGGCGTATTGGAGAGAAACAACTGCATTATTAA